In Cytophagia bacterium CHB2, a single genomic region encodes these proteins:
- a CDS encoding phytanoyl-CoA dioxygenase family protein, whose protein sequence is MIDSNARTNRPRAGRESGGIRNQGEELMIEKPLVESQDLLNQPGALRQRLAEDGYIFLRGLLDRARLQGLRMEILEICQKHGWLLPGTRLEEGKGRADAYSGYFEFTPVYREMQYLENFHALAHDPQILKTLETALGGPVFPHARNIARITLPGSSKMTTPSHQDYVFIQGSPEVYTVWFPLSDCPVALGGLGIARGSHHAGIFPTKEAEGTGGLCADVDESKYEWHKGDFFLGDVIMFHSLTVHKAYDNTTADLLRLSCDFRYQPFSAPQVVWDSFRPHMQHHGWENIYKNWKQDSLRFYWHQYALQLVPCVHPAQVKPTVKRG, encoded by the coding sequence ATGATAGATTCAAACGCACGAACAAACCGGCCGCGTGCTGGCCGAGAAAGCGGTGGCATTCGAAATCAAGGAGAAGAATTGATGATCGAAAAACCGTTGGTCGAATCCCAAGATCTGCTCAATCAACCCGGCGCGTTGCGCCAGCGCCTGGCGGAAGATGGTTATATTTTCCTGCGCGGTTTGTTGGATCGCGCGCGTCTGCAGGGCTTGCGCATGGAAATCCTGGAAATTTGCCAAAAACATGGTTGGCTGTTGCCGGGGACCAGGCTCGAGGAGGGCAAAGGTCGAGCCGATGCTTACTCCGGTTATTTCGAGTTCACGCCGGTCTATCGCGAGATGCAATACCTCGAAAATTTTCACGCCCTGGCGCACGATCCTCAAATTCTAAAAACGCTGGAAACCGCGCTGGGCGGGCCGGTGTTTCCGCATGCCCGCAACATCGCGCGCATCACCCTGCCCGGCTCGAGCAAAATGACAACGCCTTCACACCAGGATTATGTTTTCATTCAAGGAAGCCCGGAGGTTTACACCGTTTGGTTTCCGTTGAGCGATTGTCCGGTTGCGCTGGGAGGATTGGGCATTGCGCGGGGCTCACACCACGCGGGCATCTTTCCCACCAAAGAGGCGGAAGGCACGGGCGGCTTGTGCGCCGATGTTGACGAGAGCAAATACGAATGGCACAAAGGCGATTTTTTTCTGGGCGATGTGATCATGTTTCATTCGCTCACTGTCCATAAAGCTTATGACAATACCACGGCGGATTTACTGCGCCTTTCGTGCGATTTCCGCTATCAGCCCTTTAGCGCGCCGCAGGTGGTTTGGGATTCTTTCCGGCCGCACATGCAACACCACGGCTGGGAGAACATCTACAAAAATTGGAAACAAGATTCTTTAAGATTTTACTGGCATCAATACGCCTTGCAACTCGTGCCATGCGTGCATCCGGCGCAGGTCAAGCCCACGGTAAAAAGGGGTTGA
- a CDS encoding MFS transporter, with translation MRLRDFSPFHFDISEVEAGSTTHLRSMRLSFREGMLTGIMGVFTGGVVLTGFALSLGANEFMIGLLAAIQVGVNLLQIRAFRRLEKHGQRKAMAVHFATLARLMWIAIAAVTFIPIPALQPYKIWLFFILFAISAGFGIFSLVPWVSWLVDLAPEKVRGRFYAQRNFAGGALGVILGVLAGKFIDWWNAQQFAPAPYGFVVLTSCGMIFGLWAVRVIKQMHEPPFTPPPARLTFWESLKIPFHDPNFRRLFYFRITYDLSMGIAGAFYGVYMLTQAGLSYFFVSAMAMLSTLTNLLALKPWGIIIDRFGNKPVLQICMIGKALFALLWIFTTPDTIWLFILVHLLGVFDAGNTLAIPNLVYKLAPANRRANYIAVDGTVVGIAATIAPLIGGGLALLFSGWQLTLGGFHWAHFHFLFVTAALLRLGTFVTLHYVHEPVSKSMKHVIRVFWPTRSINIFEGFQQALHALLAPSRSMIEKLVERHNGKSSRRRNDAIKAKKEYLGYQEKREENL, from the coding sequence ATGCGGCTACGTGATTTTTCTCCTTTTCATTTTGACATATCTGAAGTAGAAGCCGGCTCAACAACCCACTTGCGCAGCATGCGCCTGTCATTTAGGGAAGGCATGCTCACGGGGATCATGGGTGTGTTTACCGGCGGCGTGGTGCTTACCGGTTTTGCGCTGAGTCTGGGCGCGAATGAATTTATGATCGGCCTGCTGGCCGCCATTCAAGTCGGCGTAAACTTGCTGCAAATCCGCGCCTTTCGCCGGCTCGAAAAGCACGGACAGCGCAAAGCCATGGCCGTGCATTTTGCCACGCTGGCAAGACTGATGTGGATTGCCATCGCCGCGGTGACGTTTATCCCGATTCCGGCGCTGCAGCCGTACAAAATCTGGCTTTTTTTCATTCTGTTTGCGATCAGCGCGGGGTTTGGCATTTTCAGTTTGGTGCCCTGGGTTTCTTGGCTCGTCGATCTCGCGCCGGAAAAAGTGCGCGGGCGTTTTTACGCGCAACGCAACTTTGCCGGAGGGGCGTTGGGCGTGATTCTCGGCGTGCTTGCGGGAAAATTCATTGATTGGTGGAACGCGCAGCAATTTGCCCCCGCGCCTTACGGTTTTGTCGTGCTCACCTCGTGCGGCATGATTTTCGGATTATGGGCGGTCAGAGTCATCAAGCAAATGCACGAGCCGCCTTTTACGCCGCCGCCTGCGCGGCTCACGTTTTGGGAATCGCTCAAAATCCCGTTTCACGATCCGAATTTCCGCCGCTTGTTCTATTTTCGCATTACCTATGATCTTTCCATGGGCATTGCCGGCGCGTTTTATGGCGTATATATGCTCACCCAGGCGGGGTTGAGTTATTTTTTTGTGTCAGCCATGGCCATGCTGTCAACACTCACCAATCTGCTTGCCCTCAAACCCTGGGGTATCATTATTGACAGATTCGGCAACAAGCCGGTTTTACAAATTTGCATGATTGGCAAAGCGCTTTTTGCCCTGCTCTGGATTTTCACGACGCCGGACACAATCTGGCTTTTTATTCTCGTGCATCTTCTGGGCGTGTTCGACGCCGGCAATACCCTGGCCATTCCGAATCTCGTTTACAAGCTCGCGCCCGCCAATCGCCGCGCGAATTACATAGCTGTGGACGGCACAGTCGTGGGCATTGCCGCGACCATTGCGCCGCTCATCGGCGGCGGCTTGGCGTTGCTGTTTTCCGGTTGGCAGCTCACGCTCGGTGGGTTTCATTGGGCGCATTTTCATTTTCTCTTTGTTACGGCCGCGCTGCTGCGCCTGGGCACGTTTGTGACGCTGCACTACGTGCATGAGCCGGTGTCGAAATCCATGAAGCATGTGATTCGCGTGTTCTGGCCCACGCGCAGCATCAATATTTTTGAAGGTTTTCAGCAGGCGCTGCATGCGTTGCTCGCGCCTTCGCGTTCCATGATCGAGAAACTGGTCGAGAGGCACAATGGCAAATCTTCGCGCAGAAGAAACGATGCCATAAAGGCAAAAAAAGAATACCTCGGCTACCAAGAAAAGCGCGAAGAGAATTTGTAA
- a CDS encoding 3-ketoacyl-ACP reductase gives MNRVAIITGSSRGIGRVVALKLAEQGWRAVVNYRNGAEAAAEVVAAIAAAGGTGLAVKANIAVAAEREALLHETLRHFGRIDLLVNNAGMAPRQRVDLLETTEASYDELMTVNLKGPFFLTQLVARKMIELKRAGAIVDPKIINIGSMSAYTSSVNRAEYCLSKAGLAMMTKLFAHRLAAEGVNVYEIRPGIIATDMTSTVKEKYDRLLEDGLTPISRWGQPADVAQAVAAIAEGYLPFSTGEVINVDGGFHLRRL, from the coding sequence ATGAATCGCGTAGCCATCATCACCGGCAGCAGCCGCGGTATTGGACGCGTTGTTGCTTTGAAGCTGGCCGAACAGGGCTGGCGGGCCGTCGTCAATTATCGCAATGGCGCGGAGGCGGCCGCTGAAGTGGTCGCGGCCATTGCAGCAGCAGGCGGAACCGGACTGGCGGTCAAGGCGAATATCGCCGTTGCTGCAGAGCGTGAAGCGTTGCTGCATGAAACGCTGCGCCATTTTGGAAGAATCGATTTGCTCGTGAACAATGCCGGCATGGCGCCCCGGCAGCGTGTTGATTTGCTGGAAACCACTGAAGCAAGCTACGATGAGTTGATGACGGTCAATCTCAAAGGCCCGTTCTTTCTCACGCAACTTGTGGCGAGAAAGATGATCGAACTCAAACGCGCGGGCGCGATTGTGGATCCCAAAATCATCAACATCGGCTCGATGAGCGCCTACACCAGCAGTGTGAATCGTGCGGAATATTGTTTGTCCAAAGCCGGTCTTGCGATGATGACGAAGTTGTTCGCGCATCGCCTCGCCGCGGAGGGCGTCAATGTCTATGAAATCCGGCCGGGCATCATTGCCACCGACATGACCAGTACGGTCAAGGAAAAATACGATCGCTTGCTGGAAGACGGGCTTACGCCTATTTCCCGCTGGGGTCAGCCGGCAGACGTGGCGCAAGCCGTCGCCGCGATTGCAGAAGGATACTTGCCTTTTTCCACCGGGGAAGTCATCAACGTCGATGGCGGGTTTCATCTACGTCGTTTGTGA